The following are encoded in a window of Palaemon carinicauda isolate YSFRI2023 chromosome 31, ASM3689809v2, whole genome shotgun sequence genomic DNA:
- the LOC137624751 gene encoding interaptin-like — protein sequence MENGRLLKKVMNAIVDVGSTRGRPWLRWMAGVKKALGDKRIDVQDSNVEQILIVSLKSEQVKLQVQDSNVEQTLIVSLKSEQVKLQVQDSNVEQTLIVSLKSEQVKLQVQDSNVEQTLIVSLKSEQVKLQVQDSNVEQTLIVSPKSEQVKLQVQDSNVEQTLIVSLKSEQVKLQVQDSNAQQILIVSLKSEQVKLQLQVQDSNVEQILIVSLKSEQVKLQSEQVKLQVQDSNVEQILIVSLESEQVKLQVQDSNVEQILIVSLKSEQVKLQVQDSNVEQILIVSLKSKQVKLQVQNSNVERILIVSLKSKQVKLQVQDSNVEQILIVSPKSEQVKLQVQDSNVEQILIVSPKSEQVKLQVQDSNVEQILIVSLKSEQVKLQVQDSNVEQILIVSLKSEQVKLQVQDSNVEQILIVSQNRSVQLQVQDSNVEQILIVSLESEQVKLQVQDSNVEQILFVSLESEQVKLQVQDSNVEQILIVSLESEQVKLQVQDSNVEQTLIVSLKSEQVKLQVQDSNVEQILIVSLKSEQVKLQVQDSNVEQILIVSLKSEQVKLQVQDSNVEQILIVSLESEQAKLQVQDSNVEQILIVSLESEQVKLQVQDSNVEQILIVSLKSEQVKLQVQDSNVEQILIVSLKSEQVKLQVQDSNVEQILIVSLKSEQVKLQVQDSNVEQILIVSLKSEQVKLQVQDSNVEQILIVSLESEQVKLQVQDSNVEQILIVSLKSEQVKLQVQDSNVEQILIVSLKSEQVKLQVQDSNVEQILIVSLKSEQVKLQVQDSNVEQILIVSLKSEQVKLQVQDSNVEQILIVSLKSEQVKLQVQDSNVEQILIVSLKSEQVKLQVQDSNVEQILIVSLKSEQAKLQVQDSNVDQILVASLKSEQVKLQVQDSNVEQILIMSFKSEQFKLVSIVSLKSEQVKQVVQHSNVELTFRVCHVRGSLKDTI from the exons GTTCAAGACTCGAATGTAGAACAGATCTTGATTGTTTCTCTTAAGTCTGAACAAGTTAAGCTGCAGGTTCAAGACTCAAATGTAGAACAGACCTTGATTGTGTCTCTTAAGTCTGAACAAGTTAAGCTGCAGGTTCAAGACTCAAATGTAGAACAGACCTTGATTGTGTCTCTTAAGTCTGAACAAGTTAAGCTGCAGGTTCAAGACTCAAATGTAGAACAGACCTTGATTGTGTCTCTTAAGTCTGAACAAGTTAAGCTGCAGGTTCAAGACTCAAATGTAGAACAGACCTTGATTGTGTCTCCTAAGTCTGAACAAGTTAAGCTGCAGGTTCAAGACTCAAATGTAGAACAGACCTTGATTGTGTCTCTTAAGTCTGAACAAGTTAAGCTGCAGGTTCAAGACTCAAATGCACAACAGATCTTGATTGTGTCTCTTAAGTCTGAACAAGTTAAGCTGCAGCTGCAGGTTCAAGACTCAAATGTAGAACAGATCTTGATTGTGTCTCTTAAGTCTGAACAAGTTAAGCTGCAG TCTGAACAAGTTAAGCTGCAGGTTCAAGACTCAAATGTAGAGCAGATCTTGATTGTGTCTCTTGAGTCTGAACAAGTTAAGCTGCAGGTTCAAGACTCGAATGTAGAACAGATCTTGATTGTGTCTCTTAAGTCTGAACAAGTCAAGCTGCAGGTTCAAGACTCGAATGTAGAACAGATCTTGATTGTGTCTCTTAAGTCTAAACAAGTCAAGCTGCAGGTTCAAAACTCAAATGTAGAACGTATCTTGATTGTGTCTCTTAAGTCTAAACAAGTCAAGCTGCAGGTTCAAGACTCGAATGTAGAGCAGATCTTGATTGTGTCTCCTAAGTCTGAACAAGTTAAGCTGCAGGTTCAAGACTCGAATGTAGAGCAGATCTTGATTGTGTCTCCTAAGTCTGAACAAGTTAAGCTGCAGGTTCAAGACTCAAATGTAGAACAGATCTTGATTGTTTCTCTTAAGTCTGAACAAGTTAAGCTGCAGGTTCAAGACTCGAATGTAGAACAGATCTTGATTGTGTCTCTTAAGTCTGAACAAGTTAAGTTGCAGGTTCAAGACTCGAATGTAGAACAGATCTTGATTGTGTCTCAA AACAGATCTGTTCAGCTGCAGGTTCAAGACTCGAATGTAGAGCAGATCTTGATTGTGTCTCTTGAGTCTGAACAAGTTAAGCTGCAGGTTCAAGACTCGAATGTAGAGCAGATCTTGTTTGTGTCTCTTGAGTCTGAACAAGTTAAGCTGCAGGTTCAAGACTCAAATGTAGAGCAGATCTTGATTGTGTCTCTTGAGTCTGAACAAGTTAAGCTGCAGGTTCAAGACTCGAATGTAGAACAGACCTTGATTGTGTCTCTTAAGTCTGAACAAGTTAAGCTGCAGGTTCAAGACTCGAATGTAGAACAGATCTTGATTGTGTCTCTTAAGTCTGAACAAGTTAAGCTGCAGGTTCAAGACTCGAATGTAGAACAGATCTTGATTGTGTCTCTTAAGTCTGAACAAGTTAAGCTGCAGGTTCAAGACTCAAATGTAGAACAGATCTTGATTGTTTCTCTTGAGTCTGAACAAGCTAAGCTGCAGGTTCAAGACTCAAATGTAGAGCAGATCTTGATTGTGTCTCTTGAGTCTGAACAAGTCAAGCTGCAGGTTCAAGACTCGAATGTAGAGCAGATCTTGATTGTGTCTCTTAAGTCTGAACAAGTTAAGCTGCAGGTTCAAGACTCGAATGTAGAACAGATCTTGATTGTGTCTCTTAAGTCTGAACAAGTTAAGCTGCAGGTTCAAGACTCGAATGTAGAACAGATCTTGATTGTTTCTCTTAAGTCTGAACAAGTTAAGCTGCAGGTTCAAGACTCGAATGTAGAACAGATCTTGATTGTTTCTCTTAAGTCTGAACAAGTTAAGCTGCAGGTTCAAGACTCCAATGTAGAGCAGATCTTGATTGTGTCTCTTGAGTCTGAACAAGTCAAGCTGCAGGTTCAAGACTCGAATGTAGAACAGATCTTGATTGTGTCTCTTAAGTCTGAACAAGTCAAGCTGCAGGTTCAAGACTCGAATGTAGAACAGATCTTGATTGTGTCTCTTAAGTCTGAACAAGTCAAGCTGCAGGTTCAAGACTCGAATGTAGAACAGATCTTGATTGTGTCTCTTAAGTCTGAACAAGTCAAGCTGCAGGTTCAAGACTCGAATGTAGAACAGATCTTGATTGTGTCTCTTAAGTCTGAACAAGTCAAGCTGCAGGTTCAAGACTCAAATGTAGAACAGATCTTGATTGTTTCTCTTAAGTCTGAACAAGTTAAGCTGCAGGTTCAAGACTCGAATGTAGAACAGATCTTGATTGTGTCTCTTAAGTCTGAACAAGTTAAGCTGCAGGTTCAAGACTCAAATGTAGAACAGATCTTGATTGTTTCTCTTAAGTCTGAACAAGCTAAGCTGCAGGTTCAAGACTCGAACGTAGACCAGATCTTGGTTGCGTCCCTTAAGTCTGAACAAGTTAAGCTGCAGGTTCAAGACTCGAATGTAGAACAGATCTTGATTATGTCTTTTAAGTCTGAACAATTTAAGCT TGTATCTATTGTATCTCTTAAGTCTGAACAAGTTAAGCAGGTGGTTCAACACTCAAATGTAGAACTGACCTTCAGAGTGTGCCATGTTCGAGGAAGTCTCAAAGACACCATATAA